From Microlunatus capsulatus, a single genomic window includes:
- a CDS encoding fumarate reductase/succinate dehydrogenase flavoprotein subunit: MSNDRTNDVPTTDRTTPEEPGLAERLVGAARHAVGDLLNSVDADAIYLEGDDIADTKAPQVPIDQRWDERRFNAKLVNPANRRKLSVIIVGTGLAGGAAAATLGEAGYKVTSFCYQDSPRRAHSIAAQGGINAAKNYRNDGDSVYRLFYDTVKGGDFRSRESNVYRLAQTSVQIIDQCVAQGVPFAREYGGLLDNRSFGGVQVSRTFYARGQTGQQLLLGAYQALERQIAAGTVEMHTRHEMLEVVVVDGKARGVVVRDMVTGELETHFADAVVLATGGYSNVFFLSTNAMGCNVTATWRAHRKGALFANPCFTQIHPTCIPVSGDYQSKLTLMSESLRNDGRIWVPKSGEDKRDPREIPEDERDYYLERIYPAFGNLVPRDIASRAAKNVCDEGRGVGPGGLGVYLDFADAISRLGRKSVEAKYGNLFDMYAQITGENPYETPMRIYPAVHYTMGGLWVDYDLQSTIPGLFVTGEANFSDHGANRLGASALMQGLADGYFVLPNTVNDYLAAGPFAKVDETHPAAVEAVAEVRARVEKLLAVKGTRTVDSFHRELGHIMWDYCGMERSEEGLRKAITRIRELRAEFWSDVLVLGQGDQVNQALERAGRVADFLELGELMCIDALARRESCGGHFRAESQTEDGEALRHDDEFAYVSAWEFGGEGGKPVLHKEPLVYEYVEMKQRSYK, from the coding sequence ATGAGCAACGACCGTACGAACGACGTCCCGACGACGGACCGCACGACGCCCGAGGAGCCCGGCCTGGCCGAGCGCCTCGTCGGCGCCGCCCGGCACGCGGTGGGCGACCTCCTGAACTCCGTCGACGCCGACGCGATCTACCTCGAGGGCGACGACATCGCCGACACCAAGGCGCCGCAGGTGCCGATCGACCAGCGCTGGGACGAGCGGCGGTTCAACGCCAAGCTCGTGAACCCGGCCAACCGGCGCAAGCTGAGCGTCATCATCGTGGGCACCGGCCTCGCGGGCGGCGCGGCGGCGGCGACGCTGGGCGAGGCCGGCTACAAGGTCACCAGCTTCTGCTACCAGGACTCGCCCCGGCGCGCGCACTCCATCGCGGCCCAGGGCGGCATCAACGCGGCGAAGAACTACCGCAACGACGGCGATTCGGTCTACCGGCTGTTCTACGACACGGTGAAGGGCGGTGACTTCCGCTCGCGGGAGTCGAACGTCTACCGGCTGGCCCAGACCAGCGTCCAGATCATCGACCAGTGCGTCGCCCAGGGCGTGCCCTTCGCGCGCGAGTACGGCGGCCTGCTCGACAACCGCTCCTTCGGCGGCGTGCAGGTGTCGCGGACGTTCTACGCCCGCGGCCAGACGGGCCAGCAGCTGCTGCTCGGCGCCTACCAGGCCCTCGAGCGCCAGATCGCGGCCGGCACCGTCGAGATGCACACCCGGCACGAGATGCTCGAGGTCGTCGTCGTCGACGGCAAGGCCCGCGGGGTCGTCGTCCGCGACATGGTGACGGGGGAGCTGGAGACCCACTTCGCCGACGCCGTCGTGCTGGCCACCGGTGGCTACAGCAACGTCTTCTTCCTCTCCACCAACGCCATGGGCTGCAACGTCACCGCGACCTGGCGGGCGCACCGCAAGGGCGCGCTGTTCGCCAACCCGTGCTTCACCCAGATCCACCCCACCTGCATCCCGGTGTCGGGGGACTACCAGTCCAAGCTGACGCTGATGAGCGAGTCGCTCCGCAACGACGGCCGCATCTGGGTCCCGAAGAGCGGTGAGGACAAGCGCGACCCGCGCGAGATCCCCGAGGACGAGCGCGACTACTACCTGGAGCGCATCTACCCGGCGTTCGGCAACCTGGTGCCCCGCGACATCGCCTCCCGCGCGGCGAAGAACGTCTGCGACGAGGGCCGCGGCGTCGGGCCCGGCGGGCTGGGCGTGTACCTGGACTTCGCGGACGCGATCTCCCGGCTGGGCCGCAAGAGCGTCGAGGCCAAGTACGGCAACCTCTTCGACATGTACGCCCAGATCACGGGCGAGAACCCGTACGAGACGCCGATGCGGATCTACCCGGCCGTGCACTACACGATGGGCGGCCTCTGGGTCGACTACGACCTGCAGTCCACGATCCCGGGCCTGTTCGTCACCGGCGAGGCCAACTTCTCAGACCACGGCGCCAACCGGCTCGGCGCCAGCGCCCTGATGCAGGGCCTGGCCGACGGCTACTTCGTGCTGCCGAACACGGTCAACGACTACCTGGCGGCCGGTCCGTTCGCCAAGGTGGACGAGACCCACCCGGCCGCGGTCGAGGCGGTCGCGGAGGTGCGCGCCCGCGTCGAGAAGCTGCTGGCGGTCAAGGGCACCCGGACGGTGGACTCGTTCCACCGCGAGCTGGGCCACATCATGTGGGACTACTGCGGCATGGAGCGGTCCGAGGAGGGTCTGCGCAAGGCCATCACCCGGATCCGGGAGCTGCGGGCGGAGTTCTGGTCCGACGTGCTGGTCCTCGGCCAGGGCGACCAGGTCAACCAGGCCCTCGAGCGGGCCGGCCGGGTGGCGGACTTCCTCGAGCTGGGCGAGCTCATGTGCATCGATGCGCTCGCGCGACGCGAATCCTGTGGTGGGCACTTCCGTGCCGAGTCGCAGACCGAGGACGGCGAGGCGCTGCGGCACGACGACGAGTTCGCCTACGTCAGCGCCTGGGAGTTCGGCGGCGAGGGCGGCAAGCCCGTGCTGCACAAGGAGCCCCTGGTGTACGAGTACGTCGAGATGAAGCAACGGAGTTACAAGTGA
- the trmD gene encoding tRNA (guanosine(37)-N1)-methyltransferase TrmD, producing the protein MRLDIVSIFPEYLAPLQLSLVGKAVRTGIVELGVHDLRQWTHDRHRTVDDTPYGGGAGMVMRPDPWGEALDALVPPGAPGDPLLLVMTPSGRRFDQALAAELAAEQHLLVACGRYEGIDARVVEHARTRLRVLEVSIGDYVLNGGEAAALVVTEAVVRLLPGVVGNPASLTEESHAADHDGLLEYPVYTKPPQWRDLDVPEVLFSGHHGRIAAWRREQAVERTRERRPDLLPARHEPLVVTRAVPEDAGELWTLQQAAYLVEGRRHATFDIPPLVESLAEVRTSLDDGLVLVARRAGRLVGSVRGEAREGGDWYVGRLMVAPDLQGEGLGSALLERVEALAPEGTRRVVLVTGVLSEANVRFYRRRGYRVLGRRSHPGVDVLDLAKVLPAR; encoded by the coding sequence ATGCGTCTCGACATCGTCTCGATCTTCCCGGAGTACCTGGCCCCGCTGCAGCTGTCGCTGGTCGGCAAGGCCGTCCGCACCGGGATCGTCGAGCTGGGCGTGCACGACCTGCGGCAGTGGACCCACGACCGGCACCGGACCGTCGACGACACCCCCTACGGCGGCGGCGCCGGGATGGTGATGCGGCCCGACCCGTGGGGCGAGGCGCTGGACGCGCTCGTCCCGCCGGGCGCACCCGGTGACCCGCTGCTGCTGGTGATGACGCCGTCGGGCCGCCGCTTCGACCAGGCGCTGGCGGCCGAGCTGGCCGCCGAGCAGCACCTGCTGGTGGCGTGCGGGCGCTACGAGGGCATCGACGCCCGCGTCGTCGAGCACGCGCGGACGCGGCTGCGGGTGCTGGAGGTGAGCATCGGCGACTACGTCCTCAACGGCGGCGAGGCCGCGGCCCTGGTCGTCACCGAGGCCGTCGTCCGGCTGCTGCCCGGCGTCGTCGGCAACCCCGCGTCGCTGACGGAGGAGTCCCACGCGGCCGACCATGACGGCCTGCTGGAGTACCCCGTCTACACCAAGCCGCCGCAGTGGCGGGACCTCGACGTGCCGGAGGTGCTGTTCTCCGGCCACCACGGCCGGATCGCGGCCTGGCGGCGCGAGCAGGCGGTCGAGCGCACCCGCGAGCGCCGCCCCGACCTGCTGCCGGCGCGGCACGAGCCGCTGGTCGTGACCCGCGCCGTGCCCGAGGACGCCGGCGAGCTGTGGACGCTGCAGCAGGCCGCCTACCTCGTCGAGGGCCGCCGGCACGCCACCTTCGACATCCCCCCGCTGGTCGAGTCGCTGGCGGAGGTCCGTACCTCCCTCGACGACGGTCTCGTCCTGGTGGCCCGACGCGCGGGGCGGCTGGTCGGCTCGGTGCGCGGAGAGGCCCGCGAGGGCGGTGACTGGTACGTCGGCCGGCTGATGGTGGCCCCCGACCTGCAGGGCGAGGGCCTGGGCAGCGCGCTGCTCGAGCGCGTCGAGGCGCTGGCGCCGGAGGGCACCCGCCGGGTCGTGCTGGTCACGGGCGTGCTCAGCGAGGCCAACGTGCGCTTCTACCGACGCCGCGGCTACCGGGTGCTGGGCCGCCGCTCGCACCCCGGCGTCGACGTGCTCGACCTGGCGAAGGTGCTGCCGGCCCGCTGA
- a CDS encoding succinate dehydrogenase cytochrome b subunit — MATTTLSPTQRAVRTTVALKALMAVSGLILIGYLLAHMYGNLKVFAGQQAFDDYAHHLRTLGEPILPHTGLLWIIRVVLLAAVFGHGYAAFKLWARARKARGGGGAKRYQSTKGRTGVQRTYASFTLRWGGIVIALFVVFHLLHFTWNTIHPGGASDSPYQRVVNGFGVWWVVVAYTLAMVAVGFHLRHGTWSAFTTLGANTSAAMRHRLNVLAYVVAGVVTVGFLLPPYSILLGLVS; from the coding sequence GTGGCAACGACAACCCTGTCGCCGACGCAGCGCGCCGTCCGCACGACGGTCGCGCTCAAGGCGCTGATGGCGGTCAGCGGGCTGATCCTGATCGGCTACCTGCTGGCCCACATGTACGGCAACCTCAAGGTCTTCGCGGGTCAGCAGGCGTTCGACGACTACGCGCACCACCTGCGCACGCTCGGCGAGCCGATCCTGCCCCACACCGGCCTGCTCTGGATCATCCGCGTCGTGCTGCTGGCCGCGGTCTTCGGGCACGGCTACGCGGCCTTCAAGCTGTGGGCCCGCGCCCGCAAGGCCCGCGGCGGCGGGGGCGCCAAGCGCTACCAGTCGACCAAGGGCCGCACCGGCGTCCAGCGCACCTACGCCTCCTTCACCCTGCGGTGGGGCGGCATCGTCATCGCGCTGTTCGTGGTCTTCCACCTGCTGCACTTCACCTGGAACACGATCCACCCGGGCGGGGCGAGCGACAGCCCCTACCAGCGCGTCGTGAACGGCTTCGGCGTGTGGTGGGTCGTGGTGGCCTACACCCTCGCCATGGTCGCGGTGGGCTTCCACCTGCGGCACGGCACCTGGAGCGCCTTCACCACGCTGGGCGCCAACACCTCCGCCGCCATGCGGCACCGGCTGAACGTCCTGGCCTACGTGGTCGCCGGTGTCGTCACCGTCGGCTTCCTCCTTCCTCCGTACAGCATTCTCCTGGGGCTGGTGAGCTGA
- a CDS encoding succinate dehydrogenase/fumarate reductase iron-sulfur subunit — protein MTITVRVWRQPNAQAEGRMVAYEVPGVSEHMSFLEMMDVLNERLTLEGDDPIAFDHDCREGICGQCGVVIDGVAHGPQQTTTCQLHMRSFADGDTIDVEPWRADAFPVVKDLMVDRGAFDRIIQAGGYISAPTGTAPDAHASPIPKANSDHAFEAAACIGCGACVAACPNGSAMLFTAAKVTHLGLLPQGQPERHSRVLGMVAQHDEEGFGGCTNIGECTAVCPKEIPFETISRLNRDLYGALTHPNS, from the coding sequence ATGACCATCACGGTCCGGGTCTGGCGCCAGCCGAACGCCCAGGCCGAGGGCCGGATGGTGGCCTACGAGGTGCCCGGCGTCTCCGAGCACATGTCCTTCCTCGAGATGATGGACGTGCTCAACGAGCGGCTCACGCTCGAGGGCGACGACCCGATCGCCTTCGACCACGACTGCCGCGAGGGTATCTGCGGCCAGTGCGGCGTCGTCATCGACGGCGTGGCCCACGGCCCGCAGCAGACGACGACCTGCCAGCTGCACATGCGCTCGTTCGCCGACGGCGACACGATCGACGTGGAGCCGTGGCGGGCCGACGCCTTCCCGGTGGTCAAGGACCTGATGGTCGACCGCGGCGCGTTCGACCGGATCATCCAGGCGGGCGGCTACATCTCCGCCCCGACCGGGACGGCGCCCGACGCGCACGCCTCGCCCATCCCCAAGGCCAACTCCGACCACGCGTTCGAGGCCGCCGCCTGCATCGGCTGCGGCGCCTGCGTGGCGGCCTGCCCCAACGGCTCGGCGATGCTCTTCACCGCCGCCAAGGTGACCCACCTGGGCCTGCTGCCCCAGGGCCAGCCGGAGCGCCACTCGCGCGTCCTCGGCATGGTCGCCCAGCACGACGAGGAGGGCTTCGGCGGCTGCACGAACATCGGCGAGTGCACCGCGGTCTGCCCGAAGGAGATCCCCTTCGAGACGATCTCCCGGCTC